A DNA window from Arachis hypogaea cultivar Tifrunner chromosome 18, arahy.Tifrunner.gnm2.J5K5, whole genome shotgun sequence contains the following coding sequences:
- the LOC112772546 gene encoding uncharacterized protein, whose translation MLLTVRVHNAGVYSLDFGGVDVAVSYRGKRLGHVISEHGHVSARGSSYVDADVEFAGIAVVPEMMLFLEDLAKGAIPFFTVSQVNGQMGLAFFHFPIQAKLSCEVLVSTVNQTIIHQHCLHEGHIGKKL comes from the exons ATGCTCCTCACCGTGAGAGTGCACAACGCCGGCGTGTACTCCCTCGATTTCGGAGGGGTTGACGTGGCGGTGTCTTACAGAGGAAAGAGGCTGGGGCACGTGATATCGGAGCACGGTCACGTGAGTGCCAGGGGTTCGTCCTACGTGGACGCTGACGTGGAATTCGCGGGAATCGCGGTGGTGCCTGAGATGATGCTGTTTCTAGAAGACCTTGCAAAGGGTGCAATTCCCTTCTTTACGGTTTCCCAGGTCAACGGTCAAATGGGCCTTGCCTTCTTTCACTTCCCCATTCAG GCAAAACTATCATGTGAAGTATTGGTGAGTACAGTAAACCAGACAATTATTCACCAACATTGTCTCCATGag GGGCACATTGGGAAGAAACTATAA
- the LOC112772347 gene encoding ras-related protein RHN1-like isoform X1, whose product MRQGMHLDPLQLQPYDLQCRIRRPQHVGGGQEEKETHRACHVPPPEISHGVLIMIVTWLSEQVLLGDMGAGKTSLALRFVKGQFFLNQEPTIGAAFFTQILSLSEATVKFDIWDTAGQERYHSLAPMYYRGAAAAIVVYDISNIDSFVRAKKWVQELQRHGSQKLVMALVANKSDLEPKREVETEEGEQYAQENGMFYMETSAKTAENINELFYEIAKRLARAFPPKPTGMKLNSGVQERGRKFFCCST is encoded by the exons ATGCGGCAAGGGATGCACCTTGATCCGCTTCAGCTTCAGCCCTACGATCTTCAGTGCCGGATCCGACGGCCACAACACGTAGGTGGTGGTCAGGAAGAGAAGGAAACCCACCGTGCATGTCACGTGCCACCGCCGGAGATAAGCCACGGGGTTTTGATTATGATCGTGACGTGGCTTTCGGAGCAG GTACTTCTTGGAGATATGGGAGCTGGAAAGACCAGTTTAGCACTAAGATTTGTAAAAGGCCAATTCTTTCTTAACCAG GAACCAACCATTGGAGCTGCATTCTTCACTCAAATATTGTCATTATCCGAAGCAACAGTGAAGTTCGACATATGGGACACAGCAGGACAGGAACGGTATCATAGTCTGGCTCCTATGTACTACCGTGGTGCAGCAGCCGCAATTGTTGTTTATGATATCTCAAACATT GATTCATTTGTTCGAGCCAAAAAATGGGTTCAGGAGTTGCAGAGACATG GAAGTCAGAAGTTGGTGATGGCATTAGTGGCAAACAAATCTGACTTGGAGCCGAAGAGAGAGGTTGAAACTGAG GAAGGAGAGCAATATGCTCAAGAGAATGGAATGTTCTACATGGAAACATCTGCTAAGACTGCAGAGAACATCAATGAGCTTTTCTATGAAATAG CTAAGAGACTAGCAAGAGCTTTTCCACCGAAGCCTACAGGAATGAAGTTGAACAGCGGAGTACAAGAACGGGGGAGAAAGTTCTTTTGTTGCTCAACATGA
- the LOC112772347 gene encoding ras-related protein RHN1-like isoform X4 — MEIIVWRGLEIRSFKPSWWVLLGDMGAGKTSLALRFVKGQFFLNQEPTIGAAFFTQILSLSEATVKFDIWDTAGQERYHSLAPMYYRGAAAAIVVYDISNIDSFVRAKKWVQELQRHGSQKLVMALVANKSDLEPKREVETEEGEQYAQENGMFYMETSAKTAENINELFYEIAKRLARAFPPKPTGMKLNSGVQERGRKFFCCST; from the exons ATGGAAATTATAG TATGGCGAGGCCTGGAAATAAGATCATTCAAGCCAAGCTGGTGG GTACTTCTTGGAGATATGGGAGCTGGAAAGACCAGTTTAGCACTAAGATTTGTAAAAGGCCAATTCTTTCTTAACCAG GAACCAACCATTGGAGCTGCATTCTTCACTCAAATATTGTCATTATCCGAAGCAACAGTGAAGTTCGACATATGGGACACAGCAGGACAGGAACGGTATCATAGTCTGGCTCCTATGTACTACCGTGGTGCAGCAGCCGCAATTGTTGTTTATGATATCTCAAACATT GATTCATTTGTTCGAGCCAAAAAATGGGTTCAGGAGTTGCAGAGACATG GAAGTCAGAAGTTGGTGATGGCATTAGTGGCAAACAAATCTGACTTGGAGCCGAAGAGAGAGGTTGAAACTGAG GAAGGAGAGCAATATGCTCAAGAGAATGGAATGTTCTACATGGAAACATCTGCTAAGACTGCAGAGAACATCAATGAGCTTTTCTATGAAATAG CTAAGAGACTAGCAAGAGCTTTTCCACCGAAGCCTACAGGAATGAAGTTGAACAGCGGAGTACAAGAACGGGGGAGAAAGTTCTTTTGTTGCTCAACATGA
- the LOC112772347 gene encoding ras-related protein RHN1-like isoform X5 has translation MARPGNKIIQAKLVLLGDMGAGKTSLALRFVKGQFFLNQEPTIGAAFFTQILSLSEATVKFDIWDTAGQERYHSLAPMYYRGAAAAIVVYDISNIDSFVRAKKWVQELQRHGSQKLVMALVANKSDLEPKREVETEEGEQYAQENGMFYMETSAKTAENINELFYEIAKRLARAFPPKPTGMKLNSGVQERGRKFFCCST, from the exons ATGGCGAGGCCTGGAAATAAGATCATTCAAGCCAAGCTG GTACTTCTTGGAGATATGGGAGCTGGAAAGACCAGTTTAGCACTAAGATTTGTAAAAGGCCAATTCTTTCTTAACCAG GAACCAACCATTGGAGCTGCATTCTTCACTCAAATATTGTCATTATCCGAAGCAACAGTGAAGTTCGACATATGGGACACAGCAGGACAGGAACGGTATCATAGTCTGGCTCCTATGTACTACCGTGGTGCAGCAGCCGCAATTGTTGTTTATGATATCTCAAACATT GATTCATTTGTTCGAGCCAAAAAATGGGTTCAGGAGTTGCAGAGACATG GAAGTCAGAAGTTGGTGATGGCATTAGTGGCAAACAAATCTGACTTGGAGCCGAAGAGAGAGGTTGAAACTGAG GAAGGAGAGCAATATGCTCAAGAGAATGGAATGTTCTACATGGAAACATCTGCTAAGACTGCAGAGAACATCAATGAGCTTTTCTATGAAATAG CTAAGAGACTAGCAAGAGCTTTTCCACCGAAGCCTACAGGAATGAAGTTGAACAGCGGAGTACAAGAACGGGGGAGAAAGTTCTTTTGTTGCTCAACATGA
- the LOC112772347 gene encoding ras-related protein RHN1-like isoform X2, with product MSRATAGDKPRGFDYDRDVAFGAVWRGLEIRSFKPSWWVLLGDMGAGKTSLALRFVKGQFFLNQEPTIGAAFFTQILSLSEATVKFDIWDTAGQERYHSLAPMYYRGAAAAIVVYDISNIDSFVRAKKWVQELQRHGSQKLVMALVANKSDLEPKREVETEEGEQYAQENGMFYMETSAKTAENINELFYEIAKRLARAFPPKPTGMKLNSGVQERGRKFFCCST from the exons ATGTCACGTGCCACCGCCGGAGATAAGCCACGGGGTTTTGATTATGATCGTGACGTGGCTTTCGGAGCAG TATGGCGAGGCCTGGAAATAAGATCATTCAAGCCAAGCTGGTGG GTACTTCTTGGAGATATGGGAGCTGGAAAGACCAGTTTAGCACTAAGATTTGTAAAAGGCCAATTCTTTCTTAACCAG GAACCAACCATTGGAGCTGCATTCTTCACTCAAATATTGTCATTATCCGAAGCAACAGTGAAGTTCGACATATGGGACACAGCAGGACAGGAACGGTATCATAGTCTGGCTCCTATGTACTACCGTGGTGCAGCAGCCGCAATTGTTGTTTATGATATCTCAAACATT GATTCATTTGTTCGAGCCAAAAAATGGGTTCAGGAGTTGCAGAGACATG GAAGTCAGAAGTTGGTGATGGCATTAGTGGCAAACAAATCTGACTTGGAGCCGAAGAGAGAGGTTGAAACTGAG GAAGGAGAGCAATATGCTCAAGAGAATGGAATGTTCTACATGGAAACATCTGCTAAGACTGCAGAGAACATCAATGAGCTTTTCTATGAAATAG CTAAGAGACTAGCAAGAGCTTTTCCACCGAAGCCTACAGGAATGAAGTTGAACAGCGGAGTACAAGAACGGGGGAGAAAGTTCTTTTGTTGCTCAACATGA
- the LOC112772346 gene encoding protein ALTERED PHOSPHATE STARVATION RESPONSE 1, translated as MGCNQSKIENEEAVARCKDRKHFMKDAVSTRNAFAAAHSSYATSLKNAGAALSDFAHGEVQNPHLTDLPHAGGATPGTSSLPVGPPPQPFENLPPPPPPSFSDAPPLQRAVSMPEMKIPKPEPKPKPKPIMEEDEEDKDLENEGSLRRRRSKRGGSSGGAANSRRVEEEEEAPPPVPPPLKQHHQQREATTERDHVIHHHTMSQPQQQSAAWEYFFPSMENIAGTTLNEDEEGHHHHLEKEEDIQRKLFEEKQSKVEAVAEEVLRNERDEEEEEEVPAVTEEHEPEPEPVPPPEEVMVETPVQKGFMAKQMPVSTEGKRINLLQIFAELDEEFLKASESAHEVTKMLEATRLHYHSNFADNKGHINHSEKVMRVITWNRSFKGMPNVDDGKDDSDSDEQDTHAAVLDKLLAWEKKLYDEVKAGELMKFEYQKKVASLNKLKKRGTNSDALEKAKAAVSHLHTRYIVDMQSLDSTVSEINRLRDEQLYPKLVELVDGMAIMWKVMLGRHEKQSSFMMSLKSLDISQSPTDTSEHHHDRTGQLLVVAHQWHSHFEMLVDNQKKYIKALNNWLKLNLIPIESSLKEKVSSPPRVRSPPIQGLLHAWQERLERLPDELAKTAIGNFAAVMDTIYNMQQDEMGLKRKCEDTRKELARKTRQFEDWHNKYMQKKIPDEFDPENAEGSHGPDELVAEKQFLVEQIKKRLEEEEEAYATQCHQVRQKTLASLRNRMPELFRAMQDFSIECSKMYSELRSISHSLGQSST; from the exons ATGGGTTGCAACCAATCCAAGATCGAGAACGAGGAGGCGGTGGCACGCTGCAAAGACCGCAAGCACTTCATGAAGGATGCCGTCTCCACCCGCAACGCCTTCGCCGCCGCACACTCCTCCTACGCCACCTCCCTCAAGAACGCCGGCGCCGCCCTCAGCGACTTTGCCCACGGCGAGGTCCAGAATCCCCACCTTACCGACCTCCCCCACGCCGGCGGTGCCACTCCCGGAACCTCCTCCCTCCCGGTAGGCCCGCCACCGCAGCCCTTTGAGAACCTCCCACCGCCGCCCCCTCCCAGCTTCTCCGACGCCCCTCCCCTGCAGCGCGCTGTCAGCATGCCGGAGATGAAGATCCCCAAGCCAGagcccaagcccaagcccaagcccaTCATGGAGGAGGACGAGGAAGACAAG GATTTGGAGAATGAAGGGTCtttgaggagaagaagaagcaaaagggGCGGAAGTAGTGGTGGTGCGGCGAATAGTAGAAGagtggaggaggaagaagaggctcCTCCTCCTGTGCCACCTCCATTGAAACAACATCACCAACAGCGAGAGGCAACAACTGAGAGGGACCATGTGATTCATCATCATACCATGTCACAGCCACAACAGCAGAGTGCTGCTTGGGAGTACTTCTTTCCATCCATGGAGAACATTGCAGGGACCACCTTGAATGAGGATGAAGAAGGGCATCACCACCACTTGGAGAAGGAGGAGGATATTCAAAGGAAGCTGTTTGAGGAGAAGCAAAGTAAGGTGGAGGCTGTTGCAGAAGAAGTTCTCAGGAATGAGagggatgaggaggaggaggaggaggttccTGCGGTAACTGAAGAGCATGAGCCCGAGCCTGAGCCAGTGCCTCCCCCAGAGGAAGTGATGGTGGAGACTCCAGTACAGAAAGGATTTATGGCTAAGCAGATGCCTGTTTCCACAGAGGGAAAGAGGATCAATCTTCTGCAGATATTTGCTGAACTTGATGAAGAGTTCCTCAAAGCTTCCGAGAGTGCTCATGAGGTTACAAAGATGCTTGAGGCCACTCGGCTCCATTATCACTCCAATTTTGCTGATAATAAAG GGCACATTAATCACTCTGAAAAGGTCATGCGAGTTATTACATGGAATAGATCCTTTAAAGGAATGCCTAATGTGGATGATGGGAAGGATGATTCTGACTCAGATGAGCAAGATACCCATGCTGCTGTATTGGACAAGTTGCTAGCATGGGAAAAGAAACTTTATGATGAAGTAAAG GCTGGTGAACTTATGAAATTCGAGTACCAAAAGAAGGTCGCTTCACTAAACAAGCTAAAGAAAAGAGGTACCAACTCTGATGCATTGGAGAAAGCAAAAGCAGCAGTCAGTCATTTGCATACAAGATACATTGTAGATATGCAGTCCTTGGATTCTACAGTCTCGGAGATTAACCGTTTACGTGATGAGCAATTGTATCCAAAGCTTGTTGAGCTTGTTGATGG GATGGCCATTATGTGGAAAGTCATGCTAGGTCGCCATGAGAAGCAATCAAGCTTTATGATGTCGCTGAAATCCTTGGACATTTCCCAGTCTCCTACGGACACAAGTGAACACCATCATGACCGAACAGGCCAATTGTTGGTTGTCGCGCATCAGTGGCATTCACATTTTGAGATGCTAGTTGACAATCAAAAGAAATACATAAAGGCCTTAAACAATTGGTTAAAATTAAATCTTATCCCTATCGAGAGCAGTTTGAAGGAAAAGGTTTCTTCTCCCCCAAGAGTTAGGAGTCCACCCATTCAAGGGCTTCTCCATGCATGGCAGGAGCGACTAGAGAGGCTTCCTGATGAGCTTGCCAAGACAGCTATAGGCAACTTTGCTGCTGTGATGGATACTATTTATAACATGCAACAAGACGAGATGGGTTTGAAGAGAAAATGTGAGGATACAAGAAAGGAGCTTGCCCGGAAAACGCGGCAATTCGAAGATTGGCATAACAAGTATATGCAAAAGAAAATACCAGATGAATTTGATCCTGAAAATGCAGAAGGTAGTCATGGCCCGGACGAACTTGTTGCAGAGAAGCAGTTCTTGGTTGAACAAATTAAGAAGAggctggaagaagaggaagaagcctATGCAACTCAATGCCACCAAGTGAGGCAAAAGACCTTGGCAAGTCTCAGGAATCGTATGCCAGAGCTCTTTAGGGCTATGCAAGATTTTTCCATTGAGTGTTCCAAAATGTACAGTGAATTAAGGTCAATATCGCACAGCTTAGGCCAGAGCTCAACATGA
- the LOC112772347 gene encoding ras-related protein RHN1-like isoform X6, with amino-acid sequence MGAGKTSLALRFVKGQFFLNQEPTIGAAFFTQILSLSEATVKFDIWDTAGQERYHSLAPMYYRGAAAAIVVYDISNIDSFVRAKKWVQELQRHGSQKLVMALVANKSDLEPKREVETEEGEQYAQENGMFYMETSAKTAENINELFYEIAKRLARAFPPKPTGMKLNSGVQERGRKFFCCST; translated from the exons ATGGGAGCTGGAAAGACCAGTTTAGCACTAAGATTTGTAAAAGGCCAATTCTTTCTTAACCAG GAACCAACCATTGGAGCTGCATTCTTCACTCAAATATTGTCATTATCCGAAGCAACAGTGAAGTTCGACATATGGGACACAGCAGGACAGGAACGGTATCATAGTCTGGCTCCTATGTACTACCGTGGTGCAGCAGCCGCAATTGTTGTTTATGATATCTCAAACATT GATTCATTTGTTCGAGCCAAAAAATGGGTTCAGGAGTTGCAGAGACATG GAAGTCAGAAGTTGGTGATGGCATTAGTGGCAAACAAATCTGACTTGGAGCCGAAGAGAGAGGTTGAAACTGAG GAAGGAGAGCAATATGCTCAAGAGAATGGAATGTTCTACATGGAAACATCTGCTAAGACTGCAGAGAACATCAATGAGCTTTTCTATGAAATAG CTAAGAGACTAGCAAGAGCTTTTCCACCGAAGCCTACAGGAATGAAGTTGAACAGCGGAGTACAAGAACGGGGGAGAAAGTTCTTTTGTTGCTCAACATGA
- the LOC112772347 gene encoding ras-related protein RHN1-like isoform X3 yields MNICKDGNYSMARPGNKIIQAKLVLLGDMGAGKTSLALRFVKGQFFLNQEPTIGAAFFTQILSLSEATVKFDIWDTAGQERYHSLAPMYYRGAAAAIVVYDISNIDSFVRAKKWVQELQRHGSQKLVMALVANKSDLEPKREVETEEGEQYAQENGMFYMETSAKTAENINELFYEIAKRLARAFPPKPTGMKLNSGVQERGRKFFCCST; encoded by the exons ATGAACATCTGTAAAGATGGAAATTATAG TATGGCGAGGCCTGGAAATAAGATCATTCAAGCCAAGCTG GTACTTCTTGGAGATATGGGAGCTGGAAAGACCAGTTTAGCACTAAGATTTGTAAAAGGCCAATTCTTTCTTAACCAG GAACCAACCATTGGAGCTGCATTCTTCACTCAAATATTGTCATTATCCGAAGCAACAGTGAAGTTCGACATATGGGACACAGCAGGACAGGAACGGTATCATAGTCTGGCTCCTATGTACTACCGTGGTGCAGCAGCCGCAATTGTTGTTTATGATATCTCAAACATT GATTCATTTGTTCGAGCCAAAAAATGGGTTCAGGAGTTGCAGAGACATG GAAGTCAGAAGTTGGTGATGGCATTAGTGGCAAACAAATCTGACTTGGAGCCGAAGAGAGAGGTTGAAACTGAG GAAGGAGAGCAATATGCTCAAGAGAATGGAATGTTCTACATGGAAACATCTGCTAAGACTGCAGAGAACATCAATGAGCTTTTCTATGAAATAG CTAAGAGACTAGCAAGAGCTTTTCCACCGAAGCCTACAGGAATGAAGTTGAACAGCGGAGTACAAGAACGGGGGAGAAAGTTCTTTTGTTGCTCAACATGA